In Vibrio crassostreae, one DNA window encodes the following:
- a CDS encoding Solitary outer membrane autotransporter beta-barrel domain, giving the protein MLSPQSLYPPSIALLLTSLISSSAYASNEAIQHRLEKIFAVSIALTDSDAVSIGFVDFDPNSFINLNDSGFGSDKTIDTRSQVSVGSIPYSSVIKTDDPDLDLIWSVRGSYALSEQDIEISSDVTSDRRVNPNKDSVLGLYGFFGAQSHLNQHWSIVYGLGTHLLYYRNKYEYKNSYSQAFQSQLDGYALNTSAWALIGEPSVKLKYLQKQEWGSWNVSSRTRYFYGTGWGEANDGDIGNPEGLRFINEIEFRQNVALDAWSLKNPQIHYNLRRIDVAGDLTDPLDTHYYYEFGAGLVFDVPYDSYFFDNFGVGINFNYGSSLSGGSLLFLLNN; this is encoded by the coding sequence ATGCTTTCACCCCAATCGTTATATCCCCCTTCGATTGCTTTACTTTTAACGAGCCTTATTTCTTCCTCGGCCTATGCATCTAATGAGGCGATTCAACATCGCTTGGAAAAGATATTCGCCGTTTCAATTGCGCTTACTGACAGCGATGCCGTCTCTATTGGTTTTGTCGATTTTGACCCTAACTCGTTCATCAATCTAAACGACAGTGGTTTTGGCTCCGATAAAACTATCGATACTCGAAGCCAAGTAAGTGTCGGCTCTATCCCTTATTCTTCCGTGATTAAAACCGATGATCCTGACCTAGATTTGATTTGGTCGGTGCGCGGGTCTTATGCGCTCTCTGAGCAAGATATTGAGATTTCATCGGATGTCACATCAGACCGTCGAGTTAACCCCAATAAAGACTCAGTTTTGGGCCTGTATGGCTTTTTCGGCGCTCAAAGCCATTTAAACCAACATTGGTCTATCGTTTATGGTTTAGGCACTCACTTGCTCTACTACCGTAATAAATACGAATATAAAAATAGCTACTCTCAAGCCTTTCAATCTCAGCTCGATGGATACGCGCTGAACACTTCTGCATGGGCATTGATTGGTGAGCCGTCGGTCAAACTCAAATACCTACAGAAACAGGAGTGGGGAAGTTGGAATGTGTCATCAAGGACGCGTTATTTCTATGGAACGGGCTGGGGGGAAGCCAATGATGGCGATATCGGCAACCCTGAAGGTTTGCGGTTTATTAACGAGATTGAATTCAGACAAAATGTGGCACTGGATGCTTGGTCGTTAAAGAACCCTCAGATTCACTATAACCTGCGAAGAATCGACGTAGCAGGGGACCTCACAGATCCACTCGATACCCACTATTACTATGAGTTTGGTGCAGGCTTAGTGTTCGATGTGCCTTACGATTCTTACTTCTTTGATAACTTTGGTGTTGGGATTAACTTCAATTACGGCAGTTCGCTCAGTGGTGGTAGTTTGCTCTTCTTACTCAATAACTAG
- a CDS encoding carbohydrate porin yields the protein MNSRLSKVSMAVMVLATSMSPAVYSANFEGPDSVENTISKQKEQQLDWREKLAADGFTFGADYFALGLTSGDGVGGDSVNASSGVARLYGSWHLLGNGTQNLGSLVWKVEHRHAYGDTAPKDYSFGPLGYVGAIGPAYSDQGFRVTDLNWKQKTNDGKGTIVVGWQDVTNYADVYALASPWSGFTNLAFSTGSGAMGLPDDGVLALSAGHMLGENFYVVGGIADANGQSDDILDGFDTAFGSDASYFTTLELGWTASQEQIYTDNFHVTFWDFGDDTRHSNSLAAEGGSGVNFSWSQFMNDQVMPFVRGGFSEGDVALYDKSISVGMGYFGLGKPTNNLGVALNWAEVNGDSFAADAKAISGSTEQWTAEIYYNMQFGDHLQVTPDIQYIKDPAFSSESSAWVFGIRARVFI from the coding sequence ATGAATTCAAGATTATCTAAAGTAAGTATGGCTGTGATGGTGCTAGCAACGTCAATGAGCCCAGCGGTTTATAGCGCAAATTTCGAAGGTCCAGACTCTGTTGAAAATACAATTTCAAAACAGAAAGAACAGCAACTGGATTGGCGTGAAAAGCTTGCTGCGGATGGTTTTACATTTGGTGCGGATTACTTTGCGTTGGGCCTTACTTCTGGAGATGGCGTTGGTGGCGATAGCGTTAATGCATCATCAGGCGTCGCACGACTATACGGGTCATGGCACCTACTAGGAAATGGCACACAGAACTTAGGTAGCTTGGTATGGAAGGTGGAACATAGGCATGCCTATGGTGATACTGCGCCCAAAGACTATTCATTCGGCCCGCTTGGCTATGTTGGTGCAATTGGCCCTGCATACAGTGACCAAGGTTTTCGAGTGACAGACTTAAATTGGAAGCAAAAAACCAACGATGGCAAAGGCACTATTGTTGTCGGTTGGCAGGATGTAACGAACTATGCAGATGTTTACGCTCTAGCAAGCCCGTGGTCTGGTTTTACTAACTTGGCGTTCTCGACAGGCTCAGGCGCAATGGGCTTACCAGATGATGGTGTACTTGCGCTTTCTGCTGGTCATATGTTGGGCGAGAATTTTTATGTCGTCGGTGGTATCGCGGATGCAAATGGTCAATCAGATGATATTCTTGATGGTTTTGATACCGCTTTTGGCAGCGATGCGTCTTACTTTACGACACTGGAATTAGGTTGGACGGCTTCGCAAGAGCAGATCTACACCGATAACTTCCATGTGACTTTCTGGGATTTTGGTGATGATACGCGCCACAGTAATAGCCTTGCTGCGGAAGGTGGCTCGGGAGTTAACTTTTCATGGAGTCAATTCATGAATGATCAAGTTATGCCGTTTGTTCGTGGTGGCTTCTCTGAAGGGGATGTTGCCCTTTACGATAAATCAATCTCGGTTGGTATGGGATATTTCGGGTTAGGAAAACCGACGAATAACCTAGGTGTAGCGCTAAACTGGGCGGAAGTGAATGGTGATTCTTTTGCAGCTGATGCGAAGGCAATAAGCGGTAGCACAGAGCAATGGACAGCGGAGATCTACTACAACATGCAGTTTGGTGACCACCTACAAGTAACGCCTGACATCCAGTACATCAAAGATCCTGCGTTTTCTAGTGAGAGTAGCGCTTGGGTATTCGGTATTAGAGCGAGAGTGTTTATCTAA
- a CDS encoding DUF3299 domain-containing protein has protein sequence MQKTLSLILSMMSLTIVALPTFAETAMNLEWQDLNSESHEMKLKMPDLTDQQMRLLQGVIAMSASEEEQAQQQALLFKKTLNEQGVDADEMIALRDEYMKTMKANAEAITTEFDGKKVRVPGFIVPLEFSEGMTAIEFLLVPVAGACIHMPPPPANQIVRVSFPEGFQVQNVQYPVWVEGDFSSNKVTEEVFLVDGKSNLTMGYEMKASMIEDYYEKEN, from the coding sequence ATGCAAAAAACGCTTTCTCTTATCTTATCGATGATGTCACTGACTATCGTCGCTTTACCTACCTTTGCTGAAACAGCGATGAATCTTGAGTGGCAAGATCTGAATTCAGAATCTCACGAAATGAAATTAAAAATGCCAGATCTTACCGATCAGCAAATGCGTCTATTACAAGGTGTGATAGCAATGAGTGCATCAGAGGAAGAGCAAGCTCAACAACAGGCTTTATTATTCAAAAAAACGCTAAATGAGCAGGGCGTTGATGCAGACGAAATGATCGCGCTGCGTGACGAATACATGAAAACCATGAAGGCGAACGCTGAAGCTATCACGACAGAATTTGACGGCAAGAAAGTGCGAGTTCCGGGTTTCATCGTGCCTTTAGAGTTCTCAGAAGGTATGACCGCAATTGAGTTTCTTTTAGTGCCAGTGGCGGGCGCATGTATTCACATGCCACCTCCGCCAGCAAACCAGATTGTGCGTGTGTCTTTCCCTGAAGGCTTTCAGGTACAGAACGTTCAGTATCCAGTATGGGTAGAAGGTGACTTTAGCTCGAACAAAGTGACTGAAGAAGTTTTCTTAGTCGATGGAAAAAGTAACCTCACCATGGGTTATGAAATGAAAGCTTCGATGATTGAAGACTATTACGAGAAAGAAAATTAA
- a CDS encoding metal-dependent hydrolase family protein: MKNAGLKLSVVALSCSFALSTNAASTLFTNVDVFNGTENKLYEDHHVLVEDNLIKQISASPIEAGEAEVIDGTGKTLMPGLIEGHGHLLMNGGNLSDHENNRTIEELAARATVNANAAFQSGFTTWRDAGGLNTGLRKTIDSGMLPGPRLYTSGAFIGPTGSHADFSNLTTANQHFFGSSTNMARNSVSFNADGITEIKAAARQNFKQGNTQIKIMSSGGVASSFDPWQLNAMSAEEIEAAVEIADAYGSYVMSHAYSKKAIMRNLDAGVKTIEHGFMFDGDIADKMEDKDAYITTNMTAFSPYLTQIEAINSNPASKRKAESATKAFKDYISNVNKYQPKWGFHTDCVGDVVSCIKQTDHTIYLAGKELGNFFTLKGMTSVNGEIVKLSGVMDPYPEGKLGVIEAGAYADIIIVEGNPLEDLTVIGANEKWFDAEPRSPEIDTIKVIMKDGKVYKNTL; this comes from the coding sequence ATGAAAAATGCAGGCTTAAAGCTCTCTGTTGTTGCTCTTTCGTGCTCATTTGCTCTTTCTACAAATGCAGCATCAACGCTATTTACTAACGTCGATGTGTTCAATGGTACTGAAAACAAATTGTACGAAGACCATCACGTATTAGTCGAAGACAACCTAATCAAACAAATCTCTGCAAGCCCGATCGAGGCTGGCGAAGCTGAAGTGATTGATGGCACAGGCAAAACGTTAATGCCGGGATTAATCGAAGGCCATGGTCACTTGCTGATGAATGGTGGTAATCTAAGTGACCACGAAAACAACCGTACGATTGAAGAACTGGCCGCTCGAGCAACAGTCAACGCTAACGCTGCGTTTCAATCAGGCTTTACCACGTGGCGTGATGCGGGTGGTTTGAACACGGGCCTACGTAAAACAATCGACTCAGGCATGTTGCCGGGGCCAAGACTCTACACATCAGGCGCGTTTATTGGGCCAACGGGTTCACACGCCGATTTCAGTAATCTAACCACGGCTAACCAACACTTCTTTGGTTCATCGACCAATATGGCTCGTAATAGCGTGAGCTTTAATGCTGACGGGATTACCGAAATCAAAGCCGCTGCGCGTCAAAACTTCAAGCAAGGCAATACTCAAATTAAGATCATGTCATCGGGTGGTGTAGCCTCATCATTTGACCCTTGGCAACTGAATGCGATGTCTGCGGAAGAGATTGAGGCAGCTGTAGAAATTGCCGATGCTTACGGTTCTTACGTGATGTCTCATGCCTACAGTAAAAAAGCGATCATGCGTAACTTGGATGCGGGTGTTAAAACAATCGAGCACGGCTTCATGTTCGATGGTGATATCGCTGACAAGATGGAAGATAAAGATGCTTACATCACAACCAACATGACTGCGTTCTCCCCTTACTTAACACAGATCGAAGCGATTAACTCGAACCCTGCATCTAAGCGTAAAGCGGAATCTGCAACCAAAGCGTTCAAAGATTACATCTCGAACGTAAACAAATACCAACCTAAATGGGGCTTCCACACAGACTGTGTTGGTGACGTGGTTTCTTGTATTAAGCAAACCGACCATACGATTTACCTTGCGGGCAAAGAGCTTGGTAACTTCTTCACTCTGAAAGGCATGACATCAGTAAACGGCGAGATCGTTAAGTTGTCTGGTGTGATGGACCCATATCCAGAGGGTAAGTTGGGCGTGATTGAAGCGGGTGCATACGCTGATATCATCATTGTAGAAGGCAACCCACTTGAAGACTTAACAGTGATTGGTGCAAACGAAAAATGGTTTGACGCAGAGCCGCGTAGTCCTGAAATCGATACCATCAAAGTCATCATGAAAGATGGCAAAGTCTACAAAAACACGCTGTAA
- a CDS encoding helix-turn-helix transcriptional regulator: protein MTVVDKKEVELFAELFKHIDGEIYTLLRSAKIPNDILTSNDHYDYLPETTIKNVVKIMGESASREEFSLFMWSFCKQTYVPRFVVKLSQQDSLKSALDQFGEQLKLVSNGAHVYTKHAGGKWWFVREKPFTNAPWFKFAELFSVIFINELLSVLTQGRWKPSEVGIQSGDLECFQSLPQMGTAQFYTQRPVTAFEIPEEIMLAPIVLPKVAEVLEPTAPLPSTFLNAFKLVIKPYLTMGKLPISLASEILNIHVRTIQRRLESEGVVYKSLIEEMVLELVLELLEQSDLSITQVGAKMGYSDSSHFTRAFKRQMNMTPRQYRKEHS, encoded by the coding sequence ATGACAGTGGTTGATAAGAAGGAAGTAGAGCTGTTTGCGGAACTGTTCAAACATATCGATGGTGAAATCTACACCTTGTTACGCAGTGCCAAAATCCCCAATGACATTCTCACCAGCAATGACCATTACGATTACCTCCCAGAGACCACCATAAAAAATGTGGTCAAGATTATGGGGGAGTCGGCGTCGAGAGAGGAGTTCTCGTTGTTTATGTGGAGCTTTTGCAAGCAAACTTATGTACCAAGGTTTGTGGTTAAGCTAAGCCAGCAGGATTCATTGAAAAGTGCGTTAGACCAATTTGGTGAACAGTTAAAGTTGGTATCCAATGGGGCTCATGTCTATACCAAACACGCAGGTGGTAAGTGGTGGTTTGTTCGCGAGAAGCCATTTACTAACGCGCCTTGGTTTAAGTTCGCTGAATTGTTCTCTGTCATTTTCATTAACGAGCTACTTTCAGTATTAACGCAAGGACGTTGGAAGCCGTCTGAGGTTGGTATTCAAAGTGGCGATCTCGAATGTTTTCAATCTCTTCCACAAATGGGCACTGCTCAGTTTTATACACAGAGACCCGTTACTGCCTTTGAAATTCCAGAAGAGATCATGCTTGCGCCGATTGTCTTGCCAAAGGTTGCTGAGGTACTTGAGCCAACCGCCCCTTTACCTAGTACGTTTCTCAATGCCTTCAAGTTGGTGATCAAGCCTTACCTCACGATGGGGAAACTCCCGATTAGCTTGGCTTCTGAGATTCTTAATATCCACGTTAGGACGATTCAACGTCGTCTGGAAAGTGAAGGAGTGGTCTACAAGAGCTTGATTGAAGAGATGGTTCTTGAGCTGGTTTTGGAATTGCTAGAGCAGTCCGATCTATCGATCACGCAAGTTGGTGCAAAGATGGGCTATTCCGATTCTTCCCACTTTACCCGAGCCTTTAAAAGACAGATGAACATGACGCCAAGACAGTACCGAAAAGAGCACAGCTAA
- a CDS encoding PACE efflux transporter, whose translation MNTLERVFHSVLFEVLAVTLSIIGLAIFTEHDVNALSGTMIVVATIAMIWNYCFNRIFDRYFTGEKSKRSLKLRVFHVVLFEAGLLIATIPVMAYLLNVGLWQAFLMDIGVTIFITIYAFVFNLIYDHVRAFWVRRGELAVQ comes from the coding sequence ATGAATACCTTAGAAAGAGTGTTTCACTCTGTATTATTTGAAGTATTGGCTGTCACACTGTCAATTATAGGTTTAGCGATATTTACTGAGCACGATGTAAATGCCTTATCAGGAACAATGATAGTTGTTGCGACCATCGCGATGATTTGGAACTACTGTTTTAACCGTATTTTCGATCGTTATTTCACGGGTGAAAAATCCAAGCGTTCACTCAAGTTACGTGTTTTTCATGTCGTGCTATTTGAGGCTGGCTTGTTGATAGCGACGATCCCTGTGATGGCATACTTGCTTAACGTGGGGTTATGGCAGGCATTTTTGATGGATATCGGCGTGACCATTTTTATTACCATTTACGCGTTTGTGTTTAATCTGATTTATGACCATGTTCGAGCATTCTGGGTACGCAGAGGGGAGCTCGCCGTTCAATAA
- a CDS encoding LysR family transcriptional regulator, whose product MYSFEQLKVFVTVCESGSFSAAARKLKRAQSGVSQSIANLEIAIDQELFNREKNIPVLTNTGKALLPVAKSILDQQKYFDQKVESLTQEDEHELIITIDESIIDKNFIKIISSLADQFPITHFDIITTSTFDVEDLVRRRKAQIGIIYADGELKVDMDFFLLGQARFLTVSSATHELSHMSVVQDSDLKRYRQCVHRSSKQRELWFTYGISSMLWYANNHKTIVDLVEQNVGWANVPEMMVMEGIQKGDLVALPVSHEHGGWITPVGCLVSRSHINGPVLTSLIEQLKGHSLQYNQWQAN is encoded by the coding sequence ATGTACAGTTTTGAGCAACTAAAAGTCTTCGTCACAGTGTGTGAAAGTGGCTCTTTTTCTGCGGCAGCACGCAAACTAAAACGCGCTCAATCCGGCGTCAGCCAGTCGATCGCCAATCTAGAAATCGCCATCGACCAAGAGCTGTTTAACCGAGAGAAAAACATCCCCGTTTTGACCAATACAGGTAAAGCGCTATTGCCTGTAGCTAAGTCGATTCTTGATCAGCAAAAGTATTTCGATCAAAAAGTAGAATCCCTGACACAGGAAGATGAGCACGAACTGATCATTACCATTGACGAAAGCATCATAGATAAAAATTTCATCAAGATAATCAGCTCACTAGCCGATCAGTTTCCAATCACACACTTCGATATCATTACCACCTCAACCTTTGATGTTGAAGATCTAGTAAGACGCAGAAAAGCACAGATTGGCATCATCTACGCGGACGGTGAGCTCAAGGTTGATATGGATTTCTTCTTGCTGGGCCAAGCGCGTTTCCTAACCGTTAGTTCAGCCACTCACGAACTGAGTCACATGTCCGTAGTACAAGACTCAGACCTCAAGCGCTATCGCCAATGTGTGCATCGTAGTTCAAAACAGCGCGAATTGTGGTTCACCTACGGTATTAGTTCGATGCTTTGGTATGCGAACAACCACAAGACCATTGTTGATCTCGTTGAACAGAACGTCGGTTGGGCAAATGTGCCCGAAATGATGGTGATGGAAGGCATTCAAAAAGGCGATCTTGTGGCGTTGCCTGTCTCACACGAGCATGGTGGTTGGATTACTCCAGTGGGTTGTTTAGTTTCTCGCAGCCACATCAATGGCCCAGTTCTCACCAGCCTTATTGAGCAGCTTAAGGGACACTCACTGCAATACAATCAATGGCAGGCAAACTAA